The genomic segment CGGATTACCTGGATCATCTACAAAGAATTGAGGACAAACTGACAGAGATCCTTAACCGGACAACTCCCAACCCTTAACACTAACCTAATCGCTATTAGGCTAGTACAGCCCTGACTAAAGTCGGGGTTTTTATTTGGATTATTGATTGCCCCTGAAAGGATTAAGCAAACAAACTCCTGTGTCAGCAAAATCCTTAACATTACGGGTAACTAGGGTCAGTCCGTAACTAAGGGCAGTGGCGGCGATTTGTTTATCTAGAGCGTTATGGGGATGAGGGACTCGTAATTTTCCCCAAACTTGAGCCTCAAAGATGGTGAAATCTAGGATCTGGTCAGCGTAATCAGCAATGACAATTTCCAACCACTCCTCCAACAAATTGGCTTGTTGATCATCTCCTCGATGCCTGATTAATTCCACACCCCGCCGCAATTCTCCAATGGTAATCACACTCAAATAGAGATGCTGAGCTTGTTGGAAAAATGCTAGTACGCCGGAGTCAGCCCTATCTTGCTTCCGTAGCTCACTAATAACGTTGGTATCAATCAAATATTTGACTGGTTCTGTCATCCTGTATTCGCTCAAAGTCTGAGTCATTGCCCACATCGGGAATCTGGCGAAGCACCTCCGCAAAGGATTTTCGGGGAGGTTGCAATAGGGCCTGTTCTAGGATTCTGCGATGCTCTGCTTCGGCACTGATGCCATGTTGCCCCGCCCGCTTTTTCAGGGCCACCACCACCGCTTCATCAATATTGCGGACAATTAGATTCGCCATACACTACCTCCAGCCCACAACAAACTCTTGCTTTTGGTTATCACTCGAATGATAGCATTGATAGCGCTTGCTCATTTACCTACTTTACCTGTACATGGATGAACCCAACAAGGAAATGAAATTAAGAATGATGCAGTACAAATTACACCATTGAGAATCACCTATAACCCTCACATTTGGCTTTTCAGGTTAACTACATAATTTTGCCAAGCAAAAAGGCATATCAGACGATTTTGGCGATGATGGTGGCTTTCGGAATTTATCAACTGAGAATAATTAGCAATAATTTATGTTGAGCGATGGGGAGTTGGAAAAATTCCACGATAGAATTAGGGTTGTGGAAGCTATTCAATATTTTCCGCAAATTATTGAATGAAAATTAACCGTCAGGGACAAGCAAAAGTATTAACAGAGCAGGAACTGCACAACCTGTTCAGCGTTGGATTGCTCACTCCCCGCGATCGCCTGTTGTTTGGCATTTGTCTTTACACTGGTTGCCGGATTGGGGAAGCTTGTTCTTTGGCTTGGGCTGATGTAACTACTGATGCCATGACTTTCCGCATCGAAAAAACAAAGACCAAATCCAGTCGCACTGTGGCAATTACCCCAGCATTACAAGCTTTGTTTGATCAGTACCGGGAACAACAATGCTTTAGGTTTCCCTCTGCCTATGTATTTCGGGGTAAACGGGTGGGGTCACATTTGCATCCTTCCATGGCCCACAAAATTTTGAAAGCGGCAACGGATAGGATTGGAGTGAGGGGAGTTTCTACCCATTCTTTCCGTCGCACTGCGTTAACGATGATGTGCCGGAAGGGAATTAATCTACGGGTCATTCAGAAAATTAGTGGTCACAAAAATTTGAATGTGTTGTCCCACTATC from the Synechocystis sp. PCC 7338 genome contains:
- a CDS encoding type II toxin-antitoxin system VapC family toxin, with amino-acid sequence MTEPVKYLIDTNVISELRKQDRADSGVLAFFQQAQHLYLSVITIGELRRGVELIRHRGDDQQANLLEEWLEIVIADYADQILDFTIFEAQVWGKLRVPHPHNALDKQIAATALSYGLTLVTRNVKDFADTGVCLLNPFRGNQ
- a CDS encoding DNA-binding protein, yielding MANLIVRNIDEAVVVALKKRAGQHGISAEAEHRRILEQALLQPPRKSFAEVLRQIPDVGNDSDFERIQDDRTSQIFD
- a CDS encoding site-specific integrase; protein product: MKINRQGQAKVLTEQELHNLFSVGLLTPRDRLLFGICLYTGCRIGEACSLAWADVTTDAMTFRIEKTKTKSSRTVAITPALQALFDQYREQQCFRFPSAYVFRGKRVGSHLHPSMAHKILKAATDRIGVRGVSTHSFRRTALTMMCRKGINLRVIQKISGHKNLNVLSHYLEVSEQEKEQALSTISF